DNA from Methanobrevibacter sp.:
ATATCATCCTCAATAATGCACTTTTTATTTTCTAAGCAATAATCGCAGTGCATGCAAGGTTTAATATCTTTGCCCATGCAGGTGAACATTTTTGTCTTAAAGTTATCACCATCAAGCTTATCCAATGCTTTTGACAGGACATATTCTGTTGTATTATTTCTGGGACTGGCACAAATACCAAAGATTTTCATAAAAGATAATATATAAAAATTGATTAAAATAATTTCGGAAACTAACCTTCGACCATGATTAATTTACCCGTGTTCGAATCTTTATAAACCTTACCCATTTCAGTAAAACCTTTTCCCGAAGATTTGCTTAAATCAGGAGTTTGATTTAATTCGCTTCCCTGATCGATTTGTGAAATTTCCTGTATTGCATTTTTCACTTTCTGTTTTTGTTCTTCGTCCATGTTCTCATTGAACACTATATTTTGTATGTTCCATGAAATAACCAGAAATATCAACAGTCCAACAGAAATAACCAGCATTGCATCAACCAGATTTGATGTTCCAGTCATCGGGTCTTCTTCGCCCTGACTAATAAATTTTCCTTTTCTTCGACGAATCATAATACTGCCCCATTAACCTTTTAAGTTTTCTAAAACTGCATTAACGAATAATTGAAGATTAAAGGAATATTCTTCATACCATCTGCGCCTAATTTTTGAAATGACATAAGCGATAGCTCCAGACCCGATACCTACAACTGTTGTATCGAATGCAACGATAATGGCTCCTGCCAATGTTGTAACATCACCGTTACCTAAAGCTGCAAGACCAGGACCCATTGGTATCAATGTACCCATCAATCCGAGAGTTGGACCAATACGGGTAACAATATCCACTTTTTCAAGGGATTTCGCCATCTCCACTTCTTCTTCCTCTATTAAATTTAAAGCCCATGATTCGCGTGATTCACTAGACAATGAATGGGAATTAGCAATTTTTAATAAAACATCTTTTTGAGAGTCATAAATATCAGAACCGCCAATAGTTTCTTTAAGTTCATCAATCGTATGAGCATTGACAAGAGAAAATACCAATTCCTCCTTATAATTTCTATTTAATTTTATACGAGTTTTATAATCTGAAATAAGACCTCCAAAAGCAAAAACTGCAAAAACTGCAAATATAAGTAAGAAAATAATAACTGGAATCTGCAAA
Protein-coding regions in this window:
- a CDS encoding DUF2149 domain-containing protein, giving the protein MIRRRKGKFISQGEEDPMTGTSNLVDAMLVISVGLLIFLVISWNIQNIVFNENMDEEQKQKVKNAIQEISQIDQGSELNQTPDLSKSSGKGFTEMGKVYKDSNTGKLIMVEG
- a CDS encoding MotA/TolQ/ExbB proton channel family protein produces the protein MVAIPGSELLTATLNVISQSLQIPVIIFLLIFAVFAVFAFGGLISDYKTRIKLNRNYKEELVFSLVNAHTIDELKETIGGSDIYDSQKDVLLKIANSHSLSSESRESWALNLIEEEEVEMAKSLEKVDIVTRIGPTLGLMGTLIPMGPGLAALGNGDVTTLAGAIIVAFDTTVVGIGSGAIAYVISKIRRRWYEEYSFNLQLFVNAVLENLKG